Within the Nocardioides humi genome, the region TCAGCGCCCGTCATGGGATGGACTGGTGGGTGGCTACTACTTGAGATACGCGCCGGAGAAGTCGGGCGCGCCCTGACCGACGACTTTCAGCCCGCCGACCTTGGTGCTGTCGTAAACCGTGCTGTAGGCCTTGCGGCCGTAGAAATTGCCAAGGAAGGCGTCGGCGAGCGTCTGGGAGATGGTGTCGTACGCCGCCTTCCGCTCGTCGAGGTCTGCGGATGAGCGCGCGACGTCCAGGGCCTGCTGGAACGCAGGGTCGTCGTAGCGAGTCATGTTCCCGGCCTTGGTGCTGAAGGCCGTGTATGCATCGGGGTCGGGACTGTTGACCGAGTACATGAACGCCTGGAACTTTCCGGCCATGATGTCGGCGATGTAGGTCGACCGGTCCGGCACCGTGATCTCGATCTCGAGGTCCTCGATATCGGTCATCACCTGGGATTGGAAGTACTCGGCGATCGCCTGCGTCGGCCCGGGGGTGGCGGCCAGCGTCACCTTCACCGGCTCACCGGTCTCGGCCACGACCTCGTCGATCAGTTCCTGGGCCCGTTCCTTGTCGTACTCGGGCAGCGCGATGTCCGGGTTGTAGTAGGGCGAGTCCTCGGTGAACAGCGTCGTGGGAACGACGGCCAGCCCCTGCTCGATGGTGTCGGACTCACCCTGCGCGTTCAACGCCAGAACGAGGGCCTCACGCACGCGGATATCGTCCAGCGGTGCGGCCGAGGTGTTGAAGAGCAGGCACGATCCGATCGTCGGCTGCCAGGTCTCGATCGTGTAGTTGGCCTGCTTCGCCTTGTCGAGGGTCGCGAAGTCGAGAGCGAACATCGCCTGCGCGTCGTTGGTCGCGAGCGCCGTCAGCGCCTGGCTGGAGTCGGCAACGGGCTTGAAGACCAGCCGGTCGAGGTACGGCTTCGGTGCGTCCCAGTAGTTGTCGTTGCGGACCAGACTCAGCTCCCCGTCGGGAACCCACTTGTCGATCTTGAAGGGGCCTGCGCCGACGGGGAGTCCGTCGGGGTCCTGCTCGAACGCCGTGGGCGAACCGACGGCGTTGAGATTGTTGGCGATCAGCCGCGGGAACTCCGCGACGGGGGACTTGAGCGCGATCTCGAGCGTGAGGTCGTCGGTGGCGGTGAGGCTCGCGACGTTCTGCATGACCGTATAGCCCGTGGTCCCTGGCTTGTCGTTGCGCTCCCAGGTCTTCTTCACCGCTTCAGCATTGAACGGTGTGCC harbors:
- a CDS encoding ABC transporter substrate-binding protein — its product is MKSIRMGVVAAVAATAFLAACGSGGNDGSDGGDKPKTGGTLTYLATNLGPSVDPVGAIQLNAANQSGYIFQAIYDVLLNPTNDGIQPGLALSAESGDAINWTLKLRPDIEFSDGTPFNAEAVKKTWERNDKPGTTGYTVMQNVASLTATDDLTLEIALKSPVAEFPRLIANNLNAVGSPTAFEQDPDGLPVGAGPFKIDKWVPDGELSLVRNDNYWDAPKPYLDRLVFKPVADSSQALTALATNDAQAMFALDFATLDKAKQANYTIETWQPTIGSCLLFNTSAAPLDDIRVREALVLALNAQGESDTIEQGLAVVPTTLFTEDSPYYNPDIALPEYDKERAQELIDEVVAETGEPVKVTLAATPGPTQAIAEYFQSQVMTDIEDLEIEITVPDRSTYIADIMAGKFQAFMYSVNSPDPDAYTAFSTKAGNMTRYDDPAFQQALDVARSSADLDERKAAYDTISQTLADAFLGNFYGRKAYSTVYDSTKVGGLKVVGQGAPDFSGAYLK